In Xyrauchen texanus isolate HMW12.3.18 chromosome 14, RBS_HiC_50CHRs, whole genome shotgun sequence, the following are encoded in one genomic region:
- the LOC127654556 gene encoding coiled-coil domain-containing protein 106-like, producing MSCRDERLVSAGGMEEVDNVKSLPQTTSRIQTRAGTGKRKGQKRKISEMENDSFVPGVDQMAPTANLIFQKQKHEVELAKQKIAAQEDMIVELTRERDFLREQLSLSSKTSSLTNYEKSPDPSAKSASDSSSSPETSSSSSTNYSSSSSTSTSSDDGKKKRKGMKKKSKKIMKKTKRKKRMRGTESKRNTRSCVSRARGPAEVIERYAKVLRTYKKKKSITAACRKVGVDRNTISLNAPIAELTIAAPEKYAELSKQHTRKDKLGDFTGKCLDVIVTSTDIEDKVQALKRSGKLLPLGKGNF from the exons ATGTCGTGTCGTGACGAACGTCTTGTTAGCGCGGGCGGGATGGAGGAGGTGGACAACGTCAAATCCCTACCCCAAACCACGAGTCGGATTCAGACGCGGGCCGGTACTGGAAAAAGGAAAGGTCAAAAGAGGAAGATTTCTGAGATGGAGAATGACTCTTTTG TCCCAGGTGTTGATCAAATGGCCCCCACTGCCAATCTCATTTTTCAGAAGCAAAAACACGAGGTGGAACTGGCTAAACAAAAAATAGCTGCTCAGGAAGACATGATCGTGGAGCTAACCAGGGAGAGAGATTTCTTAAGAGAGCAACTGTCTCTGT CATCAAAAACCTCCAGCTTAACAAATTATGAGAAATCCCCTGACCCCTCTGCCAAGTCAGCTTCTGATTCGTCTTCGTCCCCTGAGACAAGTTCCTCGTCATCTACCAACTACTCATCAAGCTCCTCAACCTCCACATCTTCGGACGATGGCAAGAAGAAGAGAAAAGGGATGAAGAAGAAGTCAAAGAAGATAATGAAGAAGACGAAGAGGAAGAAACGCATGAGGGGGACAGAAAGCAAGAGAAACACAAGGAGCTGTGTTTCAAGAG CACGTGGTCCAGCAGAAGTCATAGAACGCTACGCTAAAGTCCTGAGGACCTACAAAAAAAAGAAGTCAATCACTGCTGCATGCAGAAAGGTGGGAGTGGACCGCAACACTATCAGCTTAAATGCGCCCATTGCTGAGCTTACCATCGCTGCCCCAGAGAAATATGCTGAGCTAAGCAAACAACATACCAGAAAGGACAAGCTTGGAGATTTCACTGGTAAATGTCTGGATGTCATTGTTACCAGTACAGACATCGAGGACAAGGTCCAGGCCCTGAAGAGATCAGGGAAACTACTCCCTCTTGGGAAGGGCAATTTTTAA